One Malaclemys terrapin pileata isolate rMalTer1 chromosome 21, rMalTer1.hap1, whole genome shotgun sequence DNA window includes the following coding sequences:
- the S100A13 gene encoding protein S100-A13: MAACELTELETAIEKIVSIFFTYAAREGKKGTLTAGEFKELVTLQLPNLMKDVGSLDEKMSSLDVNNDEELKFSEYWRLIGELAKDIKREKVGKKK; encoded by the exons ATGGCCGCGTGCGAGCTGACCGAACTGGAGACAGCCATTGAGAAAATTGTCAGCATCTTCTTCACCTACGCGGCCCGGGAGGGCAAGAAGGGGACACTGACGGCTGGGGAGTTCAAGGAGCTGGTCACACTGCAGCTGCCCAATCTCATGAAG GACGTGGGCTCCCTGGATGAGAAGATGAGCAGCCTGGATGTGAACAACGACGAGGAGCTGAAGTTCAGCGAGTACTGGCGGCTGATCGGGGAGCTGGCCAAGGACATCAAGAGGGAGAAAGTGGGGAAGAAGAAGTga
- the S100A14 gene encoding protein S100-A14, with protein sequence MGQCNCHKKHKDSQELTDVERAIEIVINNFQRYAVKGRKECLTPNELRELVVQQLPHLSQHVCSLDEKIECLGDPDEAKLEFGEYWAIIGEAAKGCRVKK encoded by the exons ATGGGCCAGTGTAACTGTCACAAGAAGCACAAG GACAGCCAGGAGCTCACCGACGTGGAGAGGGCGATCGAGATCGTGATCAACAACTTCCAGCGCTACGCGGTGAAGGGGCGGAAGGAGTGCCTGACCCCCAACGAGCTCAGGGAGCTGgtggtgcagcagctgcctcaCCTGTCACAG CATGTCTGCTCGCTGGATGAGAAGATCGAGTGCCTTGGGGACCCCGACGAGGCCAAACTGGAGTTCGGCGAGTACTGGGCCATCATCGGGGAGGCAGCCAAAGGCTGCCGGGTGAAGAAGTAA
- the S100A16 gene encoding protein S100-A16 isoform X1 yields the protein MTAKSGTNGTEMSGDPSELEWALHVLVKNYDKYASGCCKKPRRISKKDFRKMLSRELNHMLTDTGNKRAADKLICDLDENKDGHISFEEYWTLIGGIASPIACLIRQQEHGTKFTK from the exons ATGACAGCCAAGTCAG GGACTAATGGGACCGAGATGTCGGGCGACCCGTCGGAGCTGGAATGGGCCCTCCACGTGCTGGTGAAGAACTACGACAAATACGCCAGCGGCTGCTGCAAGAAACCCCGGCGCATCAGCAAGAAGGATTTCCGCAAGATGCTGAGCCGGGAGCTCAACCACATGCTGACG GACACCGGGAACAAGCGCGCGGCCGACAAGCTCATCTGCGACCTGGACGAGAACAAGGACGGGCACATCAGCTTCGAGGAGTACTGGACCCTGATCGGCGGCATCGCCAGCCCCATCGCCTGCCTCATCCGCCAGCAGGAACATGGCACCAAGTTCACCAAGTAG
- the S100A16 gene encoding protein S100-A16 isoform X2 — MSGDPSELEWALHVLVKNYDKYASGCCKKPRRISKKDFRKMLSRELNHMLTDTGNKRAADKLICDLDENKDGHISFEEYWTLIGGIASPIACLIRQQEHGTKFTK; from the exons ATGTCGGGCGACCCGTCGGAGCTGGAATGGGCCCTCCACGTGCTGGTGAAGAACTACGACAAATACGCCAGCGGCTGCTGCAAGAAACCCCGGCGCATCAGCAAGAAGGATTTCCGCAAGATGCTGAGCCGGGAGCTCAACCACATGCTGACG GACACCGGGAACAAGCGCGCGGCCGACAAGCTCATCTGCGACCTGGACGAGAACAAGGACGGGCACATCAGCTTCGAGGAGTACTGGACCCTGATCGGCGGCATCGCCAGCCCCATCGCCTGCCTCATCCGCCAGCAGGAACATGGCACCAAGTTCACCAAGTAG